GTTGATATTGCAGGTCTTGTAAAAGGAGCCAGCAAGGGGGAAGGATTGGGAAACCAGTTCCTAGGAAATATTCGTGAGACCGATGCTATTCTGCACGTTTTAAGATGTTTTGAAAATGACAATATTGTGCATGTAGATGGCAATATCAATCCTGTGAGAGACAAGGAAACCATAGACATGGAGCTTCAGCTTAAAGATCTTGAAACGGCCGAAAAGAAACTGGAAAAAGTAAAACGCGCCGCCAAGACCGGAAATAAAGATGCTCAAAAGGAAGAGGCGGCTTTGCTAAAAGTGAAAAACGGGCTTGAAGCAGGGAATTCTGTTCGCGCCATTGATCTTACGGAAGAAGAAAGGACCGAATTCATTAAGCCTTTGCAGTTCATTACCGATAAACCGGTGATGTATGTGTGCAACGTAAATGAAAGCGATGCTGTTTCGGGGAATGAATATGTAGACAAGGTAAAAGAGGCCGTAAAAGGCGAAGGTGCCGAAGTGCTGGTGCTTGCCGTGGGTACAGAAGCCGATATTACCGAACTCGAAGATTACGAAGAACGCCAGATGTTCTTACAGGATATTGGGCTTGACGAACCGGGATCGGCCAAACTAATCCGTGGGGCTTATAGTCTTTTAAATTTGCAGACTTATTTCACTGCCGGTGTAAAAGAGGTAAGGGCCTGGACCATTCCCATTGGAGCTACCGCACCACAGGCCGCGGGAGTAATTCATACCGACTTTGAAAAAGGCTTTATTCGTGCTGAAGTTATTGCGTATGATGACTATGTGAGCTACGGCAGCGAAGCAAAAGTTAAAGAAGCCGGGAAGATGCGGGTAGAAGGGAAGGAATACATTGTAAAAGACGGGGATGTGATGCATTTCAGGTTCAATGTGTAGTTAGATTTGAGATATAAGATCTGAGATCTGAGACTTTTATAAATTTTAGACCTCGCAGGTTTTTGAAACCTGCGAGGTCTTTTTGGTAGAGGAGATCTTTTATGGAGAGAAAGACCTTTTCAGAAAATACCTTTCAGAAATGACATTTTTGACAGGATTTAAAGCGGAAATTAATCCTGAATTTTAAATCCCCAGAACCTTGAACTTTAAACTTTGAACCTCGAACCAACATTTGTGAAACAATTGTTAATTATTTTGTCCCCCGAAGGTTTCAACTTTTTTGGGGAAAGCTTATATTAGCCACGAAACCGCAGGAAACAGCTATGATCGAAGAAACTAAATATACCGAAGATAATATACGTTCGCTCGACTGGAAAGAGCACATTCGTATGCGACCCGGGATGTATATTGGAAAACTCGGGGATGGTTCCAGTGCAGATGACGGGATCTATATTCTGTTAAAGGAAGTTATAGATAACTGTATCGATGAATTTGTAATGGGTGCAGGAAAAACCATAGAAATTTCTGTGCAGAACCAAAGGGTCATCGTTAGGGATTACGGCCGTGGGATTCCGTTGGGAAAAGTTGTGGACGTGGTTTCAAAAATGAACACGGGCGGAAAGTATGATACCCGTGCCTTCAAGAAATCGGTAGGGCTCAACGGGGTTGGTACAAAGGCAGTAAATGCGCTTTCCAGCAGCTTTAGGGTGGAGTCTACCCGCGATGGCCGCTCAAAGTCGGCTGAATTTGAAAAGGGAAACCTGGTTAACGAAGAAGAGCTCGATGAAACTTCCAGAAGGCGGGGAACCAAAGTTTCCTTTACGCCCGATGAGCTCATTTTTAAGAACTATAAGTTCCGCTCTGAGTATATTGAAAAAATGCTGAAGAACTACGTTTACCTCAATCCGGGGTTGACGCTAGTTTTTAACGGCGAGAAATTTTATTCAGAAAACGGACTGGCCGATCTTTTGGCCGATAGTATAAATGAAGAAGATCGTCTTTACCCCATCATTCATTTGAAGGGGAATGATATTGAAGTTGCGATCACCCACAGCAAAACCCAATATAGCGAGGAATATCATTCGTTTGTAAACGGGCAGCACACTTCGCAGGGAGGAACACACCTTGCTGCATTCAGAGAAGCGGTGGTAAAAACCCTTCGTGAATTCTACGGAAAGAACTTTGAGGCCAGTGATGTTAGAAAGTCTGTGGTTTCGGCCATTAGTATAAAGGTGATGGAGCCGGTCTTTGAGAGCCAGACCAAAACCAAACTGGGTTCTACAGATATGGGCGGAGACCTTCCTACCGTGAGAACCTACATCAATGATTTTGTAAAGACCCAGCTGGACAACTACCTGCATAAAAATCCTGAAACAGCCGATTTGCTGCAGCGAAAGATCCTGCAGGCAGAACGTGAGCGCAAGGAGCTTTCGGGTATTAGAAAACTGGCAAAAGA
This Salinimicrobium tongyeongense DNA region includes the following protein-coding sequences:
- the ychF gene encoding redox-regulated ATPase YchF, whose protein sequence is MKAGIVGLPNVGKSTLFNCLSNAKAQSANFPFCTIEPNIGVVNVPDRRLEKLESLVNPERVIPATVEIVDIAGLVKGASKGEGLGNQFLGNIRETDAILHVLRCFENDNIVHVDGNINPVRDKETIDMELQLKDLETAEKKLEKVKRAAKTGNKDAQKEEAALLKVKNGLEAGNSVRAIDLTEEERTEFIKPLQFITDKPVMYVCNVNESDAVSGNEYVDKVKEAVKGEGAEVLVLAVGTEADITELEDYEERQMFLQDIGLDEPGSAKLIRGAYSLLNLQTYFTAGVKEVRAWTIPIGATAPQAAGVIHTDFEKGFIRAEVIAYDDYVSYGSEAKVKEAGKMRVEGKEYIVKDGDVMHFRFNV
- a CDS encoding DNA topoisomerase IV subunit B, whose product is MIEETKYTEDNIRSLDWKEHIRMRPGMYIGKLGDGSSADDGIYILLKEVIDNCIDEFVMGAGKTIEISVQNQRVIVRDYGRGIPLGKVVDVVSKMNTGGKYDTRAFKKSVGLNGVGTKAVNALSSSFRVESTRDGRSKSAEFEKGNLVNEEELDETSRRRGTKVSFTPDELIFKNYKFRSEYIEKMLKNYVYLNPGLTLVFNGEKFYSENGLADLLADSINEEDRLYPIIHLKGNDIEVAITHSKTQYSEEYHSFVNGQHTSQGGTHLAAFREAVVKTLREFYGKNFEASDVRKSVVSAISIKVMEPVFESQTKTKLGSTDMGGDLPTVRTYINDFVKTQLDNYLHKNPETADLLQRKILQAERERKELSGIRKLAKDRAKKASLHNKKLRDCRIHLGDSKKERYLESTLFITEGDSASGSITKSRDVNTQAVFSLKGKPLNSYGLSKKIVYENEEFNLLQAALNIEESMEDLRYNNIVIATDADVDGMHIRLLLITFFLQFFPELIKENHLYILQTPLFRVRNKKETIYCYSEQERKDAIAKLSGKPEITRFKGLGEISPDEFKHFIGDNIRLDPVMLDKDMSIEEILSFYMGKNTPDRQEFIIDNLKVELDLINE